A portion of the Betta splendens chromosome 2, fBetSpl5.4, whole genome shotgun sequence genome contains these proteins:
- the corin gene encoding atrial natriuretic peptide-converting enzyme isoform X1 — MLSARRETSPRVTFSGAGAATSAMAGGACPHKLGSTNHLRLVLYILAPSAGLLLLVLALTGIFGSSLLDSSTAPSPEPMGNHGNSTNSDSFQPTNATVSQLNHSSDDVTRRGPRASAAAPTQDHTEHPDWLSSVTSLSTAWPISTTPAPETGSCQLIVEPQCHMLPYNQTWLSSSSAVVKSSEVDMLLRFFSYLNRLSCYRHIMLFGCSLALPECYAADGSHNRRVVLPCASFCEAARGGCEPVLQMFNATWPDFLRCSQFSNVSSPSPAPSPAAAPAAACYTPRQAKGKSSVCGGKDQFLCATGICVPQKLVCNGYNDCDDWSDERQCVCPEAEFQCGTGRCLSPALLCDGYDDCGDLSDELNCVCDPSAEHRCGDGRCVSRDWLCDGDHDCLDKSDELNCSCRSQGLLECHNGQCIPSAFRCDGEDDCKDGSDEEHCSRDQAQGVCAAGQPGCISTSCTPPCEGPHGGCHGRNSSTCTRCEPISLELCMNLPYNLTIFPNYLGHQSQRESSVSWESSLFPALVQTGCYQYLMFYACTLLVPKCDPLSLQRVPPCRSLCRSAKEKCESVLGIVGLQWPEDSDCGQFPEDGGNVSCLLPEPGVDECSPSHFKCRSGRCVLATKRCDGHLDCDDQSDEDNCGCSERALWECPGSSICIKASMICDGFPDCPLLADEANCSLCRDNELSCNNHECVHRTLWCDGRKHCSDSSDEWDCVSLSDGSDSVLTVLRTAAEYQVCADEWNHELSKLTCDQLGLGLPSTVTMVPDQPGIPGRRRWLHVHPDWGQRNGSALQARLEKRSHACHSRRRVSVLCTREDGSRVSDCGLRPALGVRSQRRRRILGGRVSRRGAWPWQCSLQSGQSGHVCGCVLIGRRWALTVAHCFEGRESAELWKVVLGLNNLDHPGTHSQTRGVRSIIVHPRYNRAVVDYDISVVELDSEIEETPTVRPVCLPQLGQLPSADSYCYITGWGHMGNRMPFKLQEGEVRIISLSQCQSYFDMKTITPRMLCAGYEAGTVDSCMGDSGGPLVCEEASGRWTLFGLTSWGSVCFSKVLGPGVYSNVTHFTPWIQQQIYIHTYLTD; from the exons gTATTTTTGGGAGCAGCCTTTTGGACTCCAGCACTGCCCCTTCCCCTGAGCCCAtgggtaaccatggcaacagcacaaacTCCGACTCCTTCCAACCAACCAACGCCACGGTTTCGCAGCTCAACCACAGCAGCGATGACGTCACACGCCGCGGCCCGAgggcgtctgctgctgcacccACTCAGGACCACACGGAACATCCTGATTGGCTGAGCTCTGTGACGTCACTGAGCACGGCCTGGCCAATCAGCACCACGCCTGCACCTGAGACAG GCAGCTGTCAGCTGATTGTGGAGCCTCAGTGTCACATGCTGCCGTACAATCAAACATGGTTGTCGTCGTCCTCGGCCGTGGTGAAGAGCTCTGAGGTGGACATGCTGCTGAG GTTCTTCAGTTACCTCAACAGGCTCTCCTGCTACAGACACATCATGCTGTTCGGCTGCTCGCTGGCGCTGCCCGAGTGCTACGCAGCTGACGGATCACACAACAG GAGGGTCGTGCTGCCCTGCGCCTCGTTCTGCGAGGCTGCGAGAGGAGGCTGTGAGCCCGTCCTCCAGATGTTCAACGCCACCTGGCCTGACTTCCTGCGCTGCTCCCAGTTCAGCAACGTCAGCTCACCTTCGCCTGCACCgtccccagcagcagcaccagctgctgcctgtTACACACCGCGCCAGGCCAAGGGGAAAAGCT ctgtcTGCGGTGGAAAGGACCAATTCCTGTGTGCGACGGGGATTTGTGTCCCCCAGAAGCTGGTGTGTAACGGCTACAATGACTGTGATGACTGGAGCGATGAAAGACAGtgtg TCTGCCCAGAGGCAGAGTTTCAGTGTGGGACCGGCCGCTGCCTGtcgcctgctctgctctgcgaTGGTTACGACGACTGTGGAGACCTGAGCGATGAGCTGAACTGTG TGTGTGATCCGTCTGCTGAGCATCGCTGTGGCGACGGGCGCTGCGTGTCCAGAGACTGGCTGTGTGACGGAGACCACGACTGTCTGGACAAGAGCGACGAGCTCAACTGCT cctgtagGAGTCAGGGTCTGCTGGAGTGTCACAACGGTCAGTGCATCCCCTCCGCCTTCCGCTGCGACGGGGAGGACGACTGCAAGGACGGCAGCGACGAGGAGCACTGCAGCCGAGACCAGG cccagggtgtgtgtgctgctggtcAGCCTGGCTGTATTTCCACTTCCTGTACGCCACCATGTGAAGGACCCCACGGCGGCTGCCACGGCCGgaacagcagcacctgca CTCGCTGTGAGCCCATtagtctggagctgtgcatgaaCCTGCCCTACAACCTGACCATCTTCCCCAACTACCTGGGCCACCAGTCCCAGAGGGAGAGCTCTGTGTCCTGGGAGTCGTCCCTGTTCCCCGCTCTGGTCCAGACCGGCTGCTACCAGTACCTCATGTTCTATGCCTGCACGCTGCTGGTACCGAAGTGTGACCCGCTCAGCCTGCAGAGGGTCCCGCCCTGCAGGTCGCTGTGCCGTAGTGCCAAGGAGAagtgtgagtctgtgctggGCATCGTGGGCCTGCAGTGGCCTGAGGACTCTGACTGCGGTCAGTTCCCAGAGGACGGAGGCAACGTCAGCTGCCTACTGCCGGAGCCCGGAGTCGATG agtGTTCCCCCAGCCACTTCAAGTGTCGTTCAGGACGATGCGTCCTGGCAACCAAACGCTGCGATGGACACCTGGACTGTGACGACCAAAGTGACGAGGACAACTGTG GCTGTTCTGAGCGTGCTCTGTGGGAGTGTCccggcagcagcatctgcattaAAGCCAGTATGATCTGTGATGGGTTCCCagactgccccctgctggcggaCGAGGCCAACTGCT CTTTGTGCAGGGACAACGAGCTGTCATGTAACAACCATGAGTGCGTCCATCGGACACTGTGGTGTGACGGGAGGAAGCACTGCTCCGACAGCTCCGATGAGTGGGACTGTG TGTCTCTGTCTGACGGGTCGGATTCCGTCCTGACGGTGCTCCGGACAGCCGCCGAGTACCAGGTGTGTGCGGACGAGTGGAACCACGAGCTGAGCAAACTGACCTGCGACCAGCTGGGACTAGG GCTTCCCTCCACCGTCACCATGGTACCCGACCAGCCCGGCAtcccgggccggcgccgctggCTGCACGTCCATCCCGACTGGGGCCAGAGGAACGGTTCTGCTCTGCAGGCCCGGCTTGAGAAGAGGAG TCATGCCTGTCATTCCCGCAGGAGAGTGTCGGTGCTGTGCACCAGAGAAG ACGGGTCTCGTGTTTCAGACTGTGGCCTCCGTCCGGCCCTAGGCGTCCGCtctcagaggagaaggaggatccTGGGTGGGCGTGTCTCTCGTCGGGGGGCGTGGCCGTGGCAGTGCTCGCTGCAGAGTGGTCAGAGCGGGCACGTGTGTGGCTGCGTGCTCATCGGCCGCAGGTGGGCTCTGACCGTCGCCCACTGCTTCGAGGG GAGGGAGAGCGCCGAGCTGTGGAAGGTGGTGTTGGGTCTCAACAACCTGGACCACCCTGGAACCCACAGTCAGACCCGCGGGGTGCGCTCCATCATCGTGCACCCGCGCTACAACCGGGCAGTGGTGGACTACGACATCAGCGTGGTGGAGCTGGACTCCGAG ATCGAGGAAACGCCGACGGTGCGGCCGGTGTGTCTGCCTCAGCTCGGCCAGCTGCCCTCCGCCGACTCCTACTGTTACATCACAggctggggccacatgggcaaCAGGA tgcCTTTCAAGCTGCAGGAGGGGGAGGTTCGCATCATCTCCCTTTCTCAGTGTCAGTCCTACTTCGATATGAAGACCATCACTCCCAGGATGCTTTGTGCTGGTTACGAAGCCGGAACTGTGGACTCCTGCATG ggtgaCAGCGGGGGGCCGTTGGTGTGTGAGGAGGCCAGTGGGCGCTGGACCCTTTTCGGCTTGACGTCGTGGGGGAGCGTCTGCTTCAGCAAAGTCCTGGGACCTGGAGTTTACAGCAACGTGACGCACTTCACGCCCTGGATCCAGCAACAGATTTACATCCACACGTACCTGACTGACtaa
- the corin gene encoding atrial natriuretic peptide-converting enzyme isoform X5, with the protein MLSARRETSPRVTFSGAGAATSAMAGGACPHKLGSTNHLRLVLYILAPSAGLLLLVLALTGIFGSSLLDSSTAPSPEPMGNHGNSTNSDSFQPTNATVSQLNHSSDDVTRRGPRASAAAPTQDHTEHPDWLSSVTSLSTAWPISTTPAPETGSCQLIVEPQCHMLPYNQTWLSSSSAVVKSSEVDMLLRFFSYLNRLSCYRHIMLFGCSLALPECYAADGSHNRRVVLPCASFCEAARGGCEPVLQMFNATWPDFLRCSQFSNVSSPSPAPSPAAAPAAACYTPRQAKGKSSVCGGKDQFLCATGICVPQKLVCNGYNDCDDWSDERQCVCPEAEFQCGTGRCLSPALLCDGYDDCGDLSDELNCVCDPSAEHRCGDGRCVSRDWLCDGDHDCLDKSDELNCSCRSQGLLECHNGQCIPSAFRCDGEDDCKDGSDEEHCSRDQAQGVCAAGQPGCISTSCTPPCEGPHGGCHGRNSSTCTRCEPISLELCMNLPYNLTIFPNYLGHQSQRESSVSWESSLFPALVQTGCYQYLMFYACTLLVPKCDPLSLQRVPPCRSLCRSAKEKCESVLGIVGLQWPEDSDCGQFPEDGGNVSCLLPEPGVDECSPSHFKCRSGRCVLATKRCDGHLDCDDQSDEDNCGCSERALWECPGSSICIKASMICDGFPDCPLLADEANCSLCRDNELSCNNHECVHRTLWCDGRKHCSDSSDEWDCVSLSDGSDSVLTVLRTAAEYQVCADEWNHELSKLTCDQLGLGLPSTVTMVPDQPGIPGRRRWLHVHPDWGQRNGSALQARLEKRSHACHSRRRVSVLCTREDGSRVSDCGLRPALGVRSQRRRRILGGRVSRRGAWPWQCSLQSGQSGHVCGCVLIGRRWALTVAHCFEGRESAELWKVVLGLNNLDHPGTHSQTRGVRSIIVHPRYNRAVVDYDISVVELDSEIEETPTVRPVCLPQLGQLPSADSYCYITGWGHMGNRSE; encoded by the exons gTATTTTTGGGAGCAGCCTTTTGGACTCCAGCACTGCCCCTTCCCCTGAGCCCAtgggtaaccatggcaacagcacaaacTCCGACTCCTTCCAACCAACCAACGCCACGGTTTCGCAGCTCAACCACAGCAGCGATGACGTCACACGCCGCGGCCCGAgggcgtctgctgctgcacccACTCAGGACCACACGGAACATCCTGATTGGCTGAGCTCTGTGACGTCACTGAGCACGGCCTGGCCAATCAGCACCACGCCTGCACCTGAGACAG GCAGCTGTCAGCTGATTGTGGAGCCTCAGTGTCACATGCTGCCGTACAATCAAACATGGTTGTCGTCGTCCTCGGCCGTGGTGAAGAGCTCTGAGGTGGACATGCTGCTGAG GTTCTTCAGTTACCTCAACAGGCTCTCCTGCTACAGACACATCATGCTGTTCGGCTGCTCGCTGGCGCTGCCCGAGTGCTACGCAGCTGACGGATCACACAACAG GAGGGTCGTGCTGCCCTGCGCCTCGTTCTGCGAGGCTGCGAGAGGAGGCTGTGAGCCCGTCCTCCAGATGTTCAACGCCACCTGGCCTGACTTCCTGCGCTGCTCCCAGTTCAGCAACGTCAGCTCACCTTCGCCTGCACCgtccccagcagcagcaccagctgctgcctgtTACACACCGCGCCAGGCCAAGGGGAAAAGCT ctgtcTGCGGTGGAAAGGACCAATTCCTGTGTGCGACGGGGATTTGTGTCCCCCAGAAGCTGGTGTGTAACGGCTACAATGACTGTGATGACTGGAGCGATGAAAGACAGtgtg TCTGCCCAGAGGCAGAGTTTCAGTGTGGGACCGGCCGCTGCCTGtcgcctgctctgctctgcgaTGGTTACGACGACTGTGGAGACCTGAGCGATGAGCTGAACTGTG TGTGTGATCCGTCTGCTGAGCATCGCTGTGGCGACGGGCGCTGCGTGTCCAGAGACTGGCTGTGTGACGGAGACCACGACTGTCTGGACAAGAGCGACGAGCTCAACTGCT cctgtagGAGTCAGGGTCTGCTGGAGTGTCACAACGGTCAGTGCATCCCCTCCGCCTTCCGCTGCGACGGGGAGGACGACTGCAAGGACGGCAGCGACGAGGAGCACTGCAGCCGAGACCAGG cccagggtgtgtgtgctgctggtcAGCCTGGCTGTATTTCCACTTCCTGTACGCCACCATGTGAAGGACCCCACGGCGGCTGCCACGGCCGgaacagcagcacctgca CTCGCTGTGAGCCCATtagtctggagctgtgcatgaaCCTGCCCTACAACCTGACCATCTTCCCCAACTACCTGGGCCACCAGTCCCAGAGGGAGAGCTCTGTGTCCTGGGAGTCGTCCCTGTTCCCCGCTCTGGTCCAGACCGGCTGCTACCAGTACCTCATGTTCTATGCCTGCACGCTGCTGGTACCGAAGTGTGACCCGCTCAGCCTGCAGAGGGTCCCGCCCTGCAGGTCGCTGTGCCGTAGTGCCAAGGAGAagtgtgagtctgtgctggGCATCGTGGGCCTGCAGTGGCCTGAGGACTCTGACTGCGGTCAGTTCCCAGAGGACGGAGGCAACGTCAGCTGCCTACTGCCGGAGCCCGGAGTCGATG agtGTTCCCCCAGCCACTTCAAGTGTCGTTCAGGACGATGCGTCCTGGCAACCAAACGCTGCGATGGACACCTGGACTGTGACGACCAAAGTGACGAGGACAACTGTG GCTGTTCTGAGCGTGCTCTGTGGGAGTGTCccggcagcagcatctgcattaAAGCCAGTATGATCTGTGATGGGTTCCCagactgccccctgctggcggaCGAGGCCAACTGCT CTTTGTGCAGGGACAACGAGCTGTCATGTAACAACCATGAGTGCGTCCATCGGACACTGTGGTGTGACGGGAGGAAGCACTGCTCCGACAGCTCCGATGAGTGGGACTGTG TGTCTCTGTCTGACGGGTCGGATTCCGTCCTGACGGTGCTCCGGACAGCCGCCGAGTACCAGGTGTGTGCGGACGAGTGGAACCACGAGCTGAGCAAACTGACCTGCGACCAGCTGGGACTAGG GCTTCCCTCCACCGTCACCATGGTACCCGACCAGCCCGGCAtcccgggccggcgccgctggCTGCACGTCCATCCCGACTGGGGCCAGAGGAACGGTTCTGCTCTGCAGGCCCGGCTTGAGAAGAGGAG TCATGCCTGTCATTCCCGCAGGAGAGTGTCGGTGCTGTGCACCAGAGAAG ACGGGTCTCGTGTTTCAGACTGTGGCCTCCGTCCGGCCCTAGGCGTCCGCtctcagaggagaaggaggatccTGGGTGGGCGTGTCTCTCGTCGGGGGGCGTGGCCGTGGCAGTGCTCGCTGCAGAGTGGTCAGAGCGGGCACGTGTGTGGCTGCGTGCTCATCGGCCGCAGGTGGGCTCTGACCGTCGCCCACTGCTTCGAGGG GAGGGAGAGCGCCGAGCTGTGGAAGGTGGTGTTGGGTCTCAACAACCTGGACCACCCTGGAACCCACAGTCAGACCCGCGGGGTGCGCTCCATCATCGTGCACCCGCGCTACAACCGGGCAGTGGTGGACTACGACATCAGCGTGGTGGAGCTGGACTCCGAG ATCGAGGAAACGCCGACGGTGCGGCCGGTGTGTCTGCCTCAGCTCGGCCAGCTGCCCTCCGCCGACTCCTACTGTTACATCACAggctggggccacatgggcaaCAGGAGTGAGTAA